A region of Legionella donaldsonii DNA encodes the following proteins:
- the fliI gene encoding flagellar protein export ATPase FliI: MKIYESQLTNALKILRTKPDRGLIHCGRVSRAIGLTLEAQGFHLPVGARCWVKISDNDRVEAEVVGFDNENAYLMSIGHTQGIGPGMLIVPSGKVAQVGVSNDLLGRVLNGAGIAIDEGGPLDTTQNYPLMSQPFNPLKRAAIETPLDVGVRAINGLLTVGRGQRIGLFAGSGVGKSVLLSIMTRFTAADLVVVGLVGERGREVKEFIECNLGEEGLKRAVVVAAPADESPLMRLHGGMVATSIAEYFRDQGKHVLLLIDSLTRFAQAQREIALSIGEPPATKGYPPSVFAKLPQLVERAGNGKPGSGSITAFYTVLTEGDDQQDPIADAARAILDGHIVLDRELAESGQFPAIDLEASISRVMPAIVPEAQMKQMLLLKKYLSIYEKNKDLILLGAYAKGSDQQLDKAIAYREKIRDYIAQGMDEKVDFSTSIALLQDLAELLENA, from the coding sequence ATGAAAATTTATGAATCGCAATTAACCAACGCTTTAAAAATACTGCGCACAAAACCAGACAGGGGGCTGATTCATTGTGGGCGCGTGAGTCGAGCAATTGGTTTAACCTTGGAAGCACAAGGCTTTCATCTACCAGTAGGTGCACGTTGCTGGGTGAAAATTAGCGATAATGACCGCGTTGAGGCCGAAGTGGTCGGTTTTGATAATGAAAATGCTTATTTGATGTCCATAGGACATACACAGGGTATTGGACCTGGCATGTTAATTGTTCCGAGTGGCAAAGTGGCGCAAGTGGGCGTAAGCAACGACTTGTTAGGCAGGGTACTTAATGGGGCAGGTATTGCTATTGATGAGGGCGGTCCTCTGGATACTACGCAGAATTATCCTTTGATGAGCCAGCCTTTTAATCCTTTAAAACGAGCTGCTATAGAAACACCTTTAGATGTCGGTGTGCGGGCAATTAATGGTCTACTCACGGTGGGACGCGGTCAGCGTATTGGTTTATTTGCTGGCAGTGGTGTGGGTAAATCGGTGTTACTTAGTATTATGACTCGCTTTACAGCAGCAGATTTAGTGGTTGTTGGTTTAGTTGGTGAGCGAGGAAGAGAGGTCAAAGAATTTATCGAGTGTAATTTGGGTGAAGAAGGGTTAAAGCGGGCCGTTGTTGTAGCAGCGCCTGCTGATGAGAGTCCTTTAATGCGTCTGCATGGAGGGATGGTAGCAACCAGCATTGCAGAGTATTTTCGTGATCAGGGTAAGCATGTATTGTTACTCATTGATTCTTTAACACGGTTTGCCCAGGCGCAACGAGAAATCGCTTTATCCATCGGTGAACCTCCGGCAACAAAAGGTTATCCTCCTTCGGTTTTTGCTAAATTACCCCAGTTAGTTGAGCGGGCGGGTAATGGCAAACCCGGAAGTGGCTCGATAACCGCTTTTTATACTGTTCTCACCGAAGGTGATGATCAACAGGATCCGATTGCGGATGCGGCCCGTGCTATTCTTGATGGGCATATTGTCTTGGATCGTGAGTTGGCGGAGTCAGGGCAATTTCCAGCCATTGATTTAGAAGCCTCGATTAGTCGTGTTATGCCGGCCATTGTTCCAGAAGCCCAAATGAAACAAATGCTATTACTGAAGAAATACCTTTCGATTTATGAAAAAAATAAGGATTTGATTTTGTTAGGTGCTTATGCAAAAGGGAGTGATCAGCAATTGGATAAAGCCATTGCGTATCGAGAAAAAATTAGGGACTATATTGCTCAAGGAATGGATGAAAAGGTTGATTTTTCAACTAGTATAGCTCTTTTACAAGACTTGGCTGAGTTACTGGAAAACGCATGA
- the fliG gene encoding flagellar motor switch protein FliG, which yields MDGIERAAILLLGMGEKNAAEVLKHLEPRQVQKVGMAISTMSSVSKAKMQGVLGEFLTAIEDQTSLTVDAENYLRTVLINALGEENAIPFIDRILVSDKDSGLNRLKWLDARLIADVIRNEHPQIIATILIHLDSEQSAEVVSYFTSEKRAEVLLRMCTIDTVKPEAISELGHVIEKQLSGQKVGKIASVGGIKSVADVINFLEGSVETEVLEKIHEWDEELCDKIKDKMFVFENLVDMDNRSVQTLLRDVSTEQLMLALKGTTEPVKEKIFTNMSKRASDLLRDDLEMQGPVKVSDVEKAQRDILAIARSLADEGKIALGTKGGDEMI from the coding sequence ATGGATGGCATCGAACGGGCTGCAATTTTGTTGTTAGGGATGGGAGAGAAAAATGCTGCTGAAGTACTGAAGCACTTGGAACCGCGTCAAGTTCAAAAAGTTGGTATGGCTATCTCCACAATGAGCAGTGTCAGTAAAGCAAAAATGCAAGGTGTGTTAGGTGAGTTTTTAACTGCGATTGAAGATCAAACAAGTTTGACAGTCGATGCTGAAAATTATTTACGTACCGTCCTGATCAATGCCTTGGGTGAGGAAAATGCAATTCCGTTTATTGACAGGATTTTAGTATCTGATAAAGACAGCGGGCTTAATCGACTTAAATGGTTGGATGCCCGTCTTATTGCTGACGTGATCCGTAATGAACATCCACAAATTATCGCCACCATTCTTATCCATCTGGACAGTGAACAATCCGCTGAAGTGGTGAGTTATTTTACATCGGAAAAACGAGCTGAAGTTTTATTACGGATGTGTACGATTGATACGGTTAAACCTGAAGCTATTTCTGAGCTTGGGCATGTTATTGAAAAGCAATTAAGCGGTCAGAAAGTTGGAAAAATAGCGTCAGTCGGAGGCATTAAAAGCGTTGCTGATGTGATTAACTTTCTTGAGGGTTCGGTAGAGACAGAAGTACTTGAGAAAATTCATGAATGGGATGAAGAGCTTTGCGACAAAATTAAAGACAAAATGTTTGTTTTTGAAAATTTAGTGGATATGGATAATCGCAGTGTACAGACTTTATTGCGTGACGTATCTACTGAGCAGTTAATGTTAGCACTGAAGGGTACAACAGAACCAGTCAAAGAAAAGATTTTTACTAATATGTCAAAACGGGCTTCAGATTTGTTACGTGATGATTTGGAGATGCAAGGACCCGTGAAGGTCAGTGATGTGGAAAAAGCCCAACGGGATATTCTGGCCATTGCCAGGAGCCTGGCGGATGAAGGTAAAATTGCTCTGGGTACTAAAGGTGGCGACGAGATGATCTAG
- a CDS encoding FliH/SctL family protein gives MDNDFQPLYEEKDKDAFDVWQMKMPEPEPVIEIDEKEEFAKECARLREEVKKAAYEEGMQQAAAELQQKRQELASWLTLIQNPVELLDDALSQEIVQTIAWICEACIGIELSIHPKKLLTLLEEIKREFSTLQGDRELVMNPLDVEWLLNELSEQQVAGLTALLVADPSLSRGDFYLKNEYGELDGRLKTRLQKLFKNYLLEDGAESTNNKDSQ, from the coding sequence GTGGATAACGATTTCCAGCCCTTATATGAAGAAAAAGATAAGGATGCTTTTGATGTCTGGCAAATGAAAATGCCAGAACCAGAACCAGTCATCGAAATTGATGAAAAGGAAGAGTTTGCTAAGGAATGCGCACGTTTACGAGAAGAAGTTAAAAAAGCTGCTTACGAAGAAGGTATGCAACAAGCCGCGGCGGAATTACAACAAAAAAGACAAGAATTAGCCTCTTGGCTGACTCTAATCCAAAACCCAGTCGAATTACTGGATGATGCTTTGAGTCAAGAAATCGTCCAAACCATTGCCTGGATTTGTGAAGCCTGTATTGGTATTGAGTTATCAATTCATCCGAAAAAATTATTAACGTTACTCGAAGAAATAAAACGTGAATTTTCTACGTTGCAAGGTGATAGAGAGCTGGTTATGAATCCCTTGGATGTGGAGTGGTTATTGAATGAATTGAGTGAACAGCAGGTAGCAGGATTGACGGCGCTATTGGTTGCTGATCCCTCTTTATCGAGAGGTGATTTTTATTTAAAAAATGAATACGGCGAACTTGATGGACGTTTGAAAACCCGTTTGCAAAAATTATTCAAAAATTATTTGCTTGAAGATGGGGCCGAGTCAACTAACAACAAAGATTCACAATGA